The Bacillus alveayuensis genome contains a region encoding:
- a CDS encoding hypothetical protein (product_source=Hypo-rule applied; superfamily=56317), translating to MRKTHPWYVISYPMGDEDAVLYHCLEELNNVSEKGIAVLPEYVAYTPKQAEKALMKLKETATKRKISIITTLNIVPVHLPYMKNNSNYNTLVVITKEGKVHTPQAKITPQSFERRQYDEKFPKINVSDYYYLNKVQMKIDNEVKTALFVICSDIYTLLAGVKDVQDFKVDYCIVPGNFGNGAEAAVKRVLQRFRSAGIFETTIFSNPYQLLKKAEQTPLVQKACDYEQKEQDVSSSLTDWERIQLLKQNFLIYPDEHIQSFVHMANYTTMDKGRITVPMSRFHINVKVEQYPEMIVL from the coding sequence ATGAGGAAAACACATCCATGGTATGTTATTTCCTATCCTATGGGTGATGAAGATGCTGTTCTTTATCATTGCCTTGAAGAATTAAATAACGTATCAGAAAAAGGAATCGCTGTATTACCAGAATACGTCGCCTATACACCAAAACAAGCAGAAAAGGCACTAATGAAATTAAAAGAAACAGCCACAAAGAGAAAAATTAGCATCATTACTACTTTAAACATCGTTCCCGTTCATTTACCATACATGAAAAACAATTCAAACTACAATACACTTGTTGTCATCACAAAGGAAGGGAAAGTCCATACACCACAAGCGAAAATTACACCTCAATCTTTTGAACGAAGGCAATATGACGAGAAATTCCCCAAAATAAACGTTTCGGATTATTACTATTTAAATAAAGTACAGATGAAGATCGACAATGAAGTCAAAACGGCGCTCTTTGTTATTTGTTCAGATATTTATACCCTTTTAGCTGGTGTAAAAGATGTGCAAGACTTCAAAGTTGATTATTGCATTGTTCCTGGAAACTTCGGAAATGGGGCGGAAGCCGCTGTAAAACGAGTTCTTCAACGCTTCCGTTCAGCAGGTATTTTTGAAACGACCATTTTTTCAAATCCATATCAACTGCTAAAAAAAGCTGAACAAACTCCGCTTGTTCAAAAAGCTTGTGATTATGAACAAAAAGAACAAGATGTTTCATCTTCACTTACAGACTGGGAAAGAATTCAACTATTGAAACAAAATTTTCTCATCTATCCGGATGAGCATATCCAAAGCTTCGTTCATATGGCAAACTATACGACAATGGATAAAGGAAGAATAACCGTTCCCATGAGCCGTTTTCATATCAATGTCAAAGTCGAACAATATCCTGAAATGATTGTACTATAA
- a CDS encoding dethiobiotin synthetase (product_source=KO:K01935; cath_funfam=3.40.50.300; cog=COG0132; ko=KO:K01935; pfam=PF13500; superfamily=52540; tigrfam=TIGR00347), whose amino-acid sequence MGQGIFITGTGTEIGKTYVTKFLTKALIQSGFRVAPYKPIQTGCVWKDGELKAEDVESYIQTANLSYGQKDLCTYFFEKPASPHLAAHLENVRIDVNRMKQHYDCLQKEHDIVLVEGAGGLAVPIMEENEMYMTKDIIQMLNIPLIVVVPPHLGSINHTLLTVEYAKANRLSILGIVFNKVSSHPDIIEKDNMRVIEKLTNLPILGKVPEDGGEIDDVLKWFYIEKILNIENNPVL is encoded by the coding sequence ATGGGACAAGGTATTTTTATCACAGGTACGGGTACGGAAATTGGCAAGACGTATGTGACAAAGTTTTTGACGAAGGCACTGATTCAAAGTGGATTTCGTGTAGCCCCGTATAAGCCGATTCAAACTGGATGTGTATGGAAAGATGGAGAATTAAAAGCAGAGGATGTCGAAAGCTACATACAAACGGCAAACCTTTCTTATGGACAAAAAGATTTATGTACATATTTTTTTGAAAAGCCGGCTTCGCCACATTTAGCCGCACATCTTGAAAATGTTCGAATTGATGTAAATCGAATGAAACAGCACTATGATTGTTTACAAAAAGAACATGATATCGTTCTTGTCGAAGGGGCAGGGGGATTGGCCGTTCCAATCATGGAAGAAAATGAAATGTACATGACGAAAGATATTATTCAAATGCTGAACATTCCTCTCATCGTCGTTGTGCCACCACATTTAGGTTCTATTAACCATACTTTATTAACGGTAGAATATGCAAAAGCCAATCGATTATCAATATTAGGTATTGTGTTTAATAAAGTATCATCACATCCGGATATCATAGAAAAAGATAATATGAGAGTAATTGAAAAATTAACAAACCTACCTATTTTAGGGAAAGTACCAGAAGACGGGGGAGAAATTGATGACGTTTTGAAATGGTTTTATATTGAAAAAATATTAAATATAGAAAATAATCCAGTTTTGTAA
- a CDS encoding methyl-accepting chemotaxis protein (product_source=KO:K03406; cath_funfam=1.10.287.950; cog=COG0840; ko=KO:K03406; pfam=PF00015,PF00672,PF12729; smart=SM00283,SM00304; superfamily=58104,63491; transmembrane_helix_parts=Outside_1_31,TMhelix_32_54,Inside_55_200,TMhelix_201_223,Outside_224_583): MKLKLKSLKRLTFRGKRKDLKFWKQKGLQKKLLLSFAIIMLLTIATVAVNYVLMKRINADTEKMIQKDVQSLIMNERLRYNITKRISLVHSYFLYEDEKMREEFEELTSESAKLQFELSQLNQSDEMKQLLDETSQWSVLVRYETLLIFDHGQKEDAIENLEQRAKPLAENIIQDLEKMSEQRYQLAIQHGKEVIDKSNQVLVLSIILSGLIVIIGLFIAFTMSRSITKPIRMISERMKAIANGELLHQSLTYKGKDELGELVESVNEMNKQLRKIVLDINNVSNTITNKCTDLHQSSIEVKDGSEQIASTMQELSAGAENQAKSATELAEAMVNYTNKIHEIHQNSLEMEEKSNLVIKQTDNGSHLMNNSMQQMEMIYEKMQAAIGKMQNLDQRSKDINKLVEVIQNIADQTNLLALNAAIEAARAGEYGRGFAVVAEEVRKLAEQVSHSIVDIQHIVEQVQKETKEVTDSLHIGYSQVQEGTSLIQETGAAFEIIQSHIKEVTEKIQYAHREFTKILENSEGMNQQIGNIAALTEEAAAGIEQTAESASTSNILMGNVSNHIQSLSQLSETLNDLVKKFKT; encoded by the coding sequence TTGAAGTTGAAGTTGAAGTCATTGAAACGGTTGACATTTCGAGGAAAAAGAAAAGACTTGAAATTTTGGAAACAGAAAGGATTGCAAAAAAAATTACTGCTGAGCTTTGCGATTATTATGTTATTAACGATTGCAACAGTTGCTGTCAATTATGTTCTCATGAAAAGAATCAACGCCGATACGGAAAAAATGATTCAAAAAGATGTCCAATCCTTAATTATGAATGAAAGGCTGCGATATAACATTACAAAAAGGATTTCCTTAGTTCATTCTTATTTTCTTTATGAAGATGAGAAAATGAGAGAAGAGTTTGAAGAATTAACATCTGAAAGTGCAAAGCTTCAATTTGAACTGTCACAATTAAATCAATCAGATGAGATGAAACAATTATTGGATGAAACCAGTCAATGGAGTGTATTAGTTCGCTACGAAACGTTGCTTATATTCGATCATGGCCAAAAAGAAGATGCAATCGAAAATTTAGAGCAGCGGGCAAAACCGCTTGCTGAAAACATAATTCAAGATCTTGAGAAAATGTCTGAACAGCGATATCAGCTAGCCATTCAACATGGGAAAGAGGTCATTGACAAAAGCAATCAAGTTCTTGTATTAAGTATTATTTTATCCGGTTTGATAGTTATCATTGGATTATTTATAGCTTTTACAATGTCTCGTTCGATTACAAAGCCAATTCGTATGATTTCCGAACGAATGAAAGCGATTGCCAATGGTGAATTGCTTCATCAATCACTTACATATAAAGGTAAGGATGAACTTGGGGAATTAGTAGAATCGGTCAATGAAATGAATAAACAATTGCGAAAAATTGTGTTGGACATTAACAACGTTTCCAATACGATCACAAATAAATGCACTGACCTACATCAATCTTCTATTGAAGTTAAAGACGGTAGTGAACAAATTGCCTCTACAATGCAGGAGTTGTCAGCTGGAGCAGAAAATCAAGCGAAATCTGCCACTGAACTTGCAGAAGCAATGGTTAATTATACGAATAAAATTCATGAAATCCATCAAAATAGCTTGGAGATGGAAGAGAAATCGAATCTTGTTATAAAACAAACGGATAATGGAAGTCACCTCATGAATAATTCCATGCAGCAGATGGAAATGATTTATGAAAAAATGCAAGCAGCAATTGGAAAAATGCAAAACCTTGATCAACGTTCGAAAGATATTAACAAACTCGTAGAAGTCATTCAAAATATTGCGGATCAAACGAACTTGCTTGCATTAAATGCCGCGATTGAAGCAGCAAGAGCAGGTGAATATGGAAGAGGATTTGCTGTTGTTGCTGAAGAAGTACGAAAGCTAGCTGAACAAGTGTCTCATTCAATTGTCGACATTCAACATATTGTGGAACAAGTACAAAAAGAGACAAAAGAAGTAACTGATAGTTTACATATTGGCTATTCGCAAGTGCAAGAGGGAACATCGTTAATTCAGGAAACGGGTGCCGCTTTTGAAATCATCCAATCACATATAAAAGAGGTGACCGAAAAAATCCAATATGCACATCGAGAATTTACAAAAATATTAGAAAATAGCGAGGGGATGAATCAGCAAATTGGCAATATTGCGGCATTAACAGAAGAAGCCGCAGCAGGAATCGAGCAAACAGCGGAATCAGCTTCAACGTCCAATATTTTAATGGGAAATGTTTCAAATCATATTCAGTCCCTTTCGCAATTATCGGAAACTTTAAATGATCTCGTGAAGAAGTTTAAAACTTAA
- a CDS encoding pimeloyl-ACP methyl ester carboxylesterase (product_source=COG0596; cath_funfam=3.40.50.1820; cog=COG0596; pfam=PF12697; superfamily=53474) yields MKPLTFFFIHGAGGTISKWRKVTERLGDIPFEVHNLPGHDHDKRAVPSTIEEFASMLNSEIREDVIVVGHSMGGLIGIELAAINEKVKGLVLANSHYELPVHPKILEQLSTGVFPDSLFYASYGKSTDKQLLYEEKEELHKNPMRVTINDFECCAKYKNGEKVLKILNIPVLAVIGEEDKLLPPNAKEQLMKVKPDIQIKKMKGSGHYSMLEKSEKFTEIILEFRDAVQNCEASCH; encoded by the coding sequence ATGAAGCCACTAACATTTTTCTTTATTCATGGTGCAGGCGGAACGATCAGCAAATGGAGAAAAGTAACAGAACGTTTAGGTGATATCCCTTTTGAAGTTCATAATTTGCCGGGTCATGACCATGATAAGAGAGCAGTGCCTTCTACTATTGAAGAGTTTGCGAGTATGTTAAATTCAGAGATTAGAGAGGATGTCATTGTCGTTGGCCACTCAATGGGAGGATTAATTGGAATTGAATTGGCGGCAATTAATGAGAAAGTCAAAGGGCTTGTCCTTGCCAATAGTCATTACGAGCTCCCTGTTCACCCGAAGATATTAGAACAGCTTTCAACGGGTGTTTTCCCTGATTCATTGTTCTATGCTTCTTACGGAAAGAGTACAGATAAACAGTTGTTATATGAAGAAAAAGAGGAGCTTCACAAAAATCCGATGAGGGTAACGATAAATGATTTTGAATGCTGTGCTAAATACAAAAATGGAGAAAAGGTGTTAAAAATATTAAACATTCCTGTACTTGCAGTGATTGGCGAGGAAGATAAACTATTGCCACCTAATGCTAAAGAACAATTAATGAAGGTCAAACCAGATATTCAAATAAAGAAAATGAAAGGGTCAGGACACTATTCCATGCTCGAAAAAAGCGAAAAGTTTACAGAAATAATTCTTGAGTTTCGTGATGCTGTTCAAAATTGTGAAGCTTCTTGCCATTAA
- a CDS encoding MarR family 2-MHQ and catechol resistance regulon transcriptional repressor (product_source=KO:K15973; cath_funfam=1.10.10.10; cog=COG1846; ko=KO:K15973; pfam=PF01047; smart=SM00347; superfamily=46785), which produces MMTSFTQEEMDRAVSLFHIFARAFKSISEHSIRDSKEHGFNPTEFSVLELLYKKGPQKIQQIGSRLLLVSGNVTYVIDKLERNGYIYREQDPRDKRSVYAKLTEKGKNYLDEIYPIHAMRMARAFSGLSKEEQDQLMHLLKKAGIHSQHLIFR; this is translated from the coding sequence ATGATGACATCTTTTACTCAAGAAGAAATGGATAGAGCGGTGTCACTTTTTCATATTTTTGCTCGTGCATTTAAAAGCATTTCGGAGCATTCCATTCGTGATAGTAAAGAACACGGTTTTAATCCGACAGAATTTTCAGTTTTAGAGCTTTTATATAAAAAAGGTCCGCAAAAAATTCAACAAATTGGCTCTCGTTTATTGCTGGTAAGTGGAAATGTTACATATGTCATTGATAAGCTAGAACGAAATGGTTATATATATCGCGAACAAGATCCTAGGGATAAACGGTCTGTTTATGCGAAATTAACCGAAAAAGGCAAAAACTATTTAGATGAAATTTATCCCATTCATGCGATGCGGATGGCTAGAGCTTTTTCCGGCTTATCAAAGGAAGAACAAGATCAATTAATGCATTTGTTAAAAAAAGCTGGAATCCATAGTCAACATCTCATTTTCCGATAA
- a CDS encoding Ca2+/Na+ antiporter (product_source=COG0530; cog=COG0530; superfamily=52540; transmembrane_helix_parts=Inside_1_18,TMhelix_19_36,Outside_37_39,TMhelix_40_62,Inside_63_248) — MEKSNQRLKVLKHLSVKDWLMIFFGILIAIFLFLLIGTNQVFFQFAILLLNSWLTVFVFFLYKRVDNLAKNQLTEKEPRPTKSALKIEKEDEDVEKTLHYKEKELTQIELDKTIIFEELLSKTNLREEEKQTYRKRLSEKESEAKSIQQELALLKTRIQQKIKDGANLLLKRDPVLEKVVQLLEPDFILKSSFDEIDQKLKMVLPEIESDVIDALMEAQFLTEQHALTRIGYRELIKTAKKGFVSLKG, encoded by the coding sequence TTGGAAAAATCGAATCAACGATTGAAAGTTTTGAAACATCTTTCCGTAAAAGATTGGTTAATGATCTTTTTCGGTATTCTTATTGCTATTTTTCTATTTTTATTGATTGGTACGAATCAAGTATTCTTTCAATTTGCGATACTACTCTTAAATAGCTGGCTAACTGTTTTTGTCTTTTTCCTATACAAAAGAGTAGACAATTTAGCAAAAAATCAATTGACTGAAAAGGAACCTCGTCCTACAAAATCAGCTTTAAAAATAGAAAAGGAAGATGAAGATGTAGAGAAAACACTTCATTATAAAGAAAAAGAACTAACTCAAATTGAGTTAGATAAAACGATCATTTTTGAAGAATTACTATCAAAAACGAATTTGCGTGAAGAAGAAAAACAAACTTATCGAAAACGTTTATCCGAAAAAGAATCCGAAGCCAAATCGATTCAACAAGAACTTGCACTTCTTAAAACTCGAATTCAACAAAAGATAAAGGATGGAGCGAACCTTTTGTTAAAACGAGATCCTGTTCTAGAGAAAGTTGTTCAGCTTTTGGAGCCTGATTTTATTCTCAAAAGCTCATTTGATGAAATTGATCAAAAGCTGAAAATGGTTCTCCCTGAGATAGAAAGCGATGTAATAGACGCTTTAATGGAAGCCCAATTTTTGACGGAACAGCATGCGTTAACGAGAATAGGCTATCGAGAGTTAATCAAAACAGCGAAAAAAGGATTTGTAAGTTTAAAAGGGTAA
- a CDS encoding hypothetical protein (product_source=Hypo-rule applied; transmembrane_helix_parts=Inside_1_49,TMhelix_50_72,Outside_73_86,TMhelix_87_106,Inside_107_112,TMhelix_113_133,Outside_134_142,TMhelix_143_162,Inside_163_166,TMhelix_167_189,Outside_190_203,TMhelix_204_226,Inside_227_232,TMhelix_233_255,Outside_256_264,TMhelix_265_287,Inside_288_351,TMhelix_352_374,Outside_375_378,TMhelix_379_401,Inside_402_413,TMhelix_414_436,Outside_437_461), with product MAFYFGKQREDGAEQPYALGPLKLRLPFVHYGIEFPDWLQGAILCVVPMGISAVIMDVLGIPFELAIAFIIINNFLYLLHTSFGDPSIAGWVTAGIPLYVSFLSGFPEGQERIEALIALQILVAVIFLLMGLFKGAEKLVEKIPISLKAGILLGAGFAAIFGEFSEGGRVWTMPVTILLGAAFGFFMMFSKTAAPLRARYGLFRYIAQFGIAVPFALSYVIGIIIGEVQMPEISWSFVAIPFGEIVSSYSIFAVGVPSFDTFMKALPLAVAAYIIAFGDVLVVNSLLKNADEVRKDEKIVFSPTRNSIIVSIRNFIEGIFMPFLPLSGPQWTGGQVLVLNRYMNNKREQIDSYWGGATGIFWGMSIALMLGPVVTLFKPGVNIGMALTMLIQGYLCGYLGVDLLKNESNLQKGIAVIVGAILATKGAAWGLGIGLILWFILEREWIKTTLVQQRVESKDFS from the coding sequence ATGGCATTTTATTTTGGAAAACAGAGAGAAGATGGAGCGGAACAGCCGTACGCTCTTGGTCCCCTCAAGCTTCGTTTGCCATTTGTACACTATGGTATTGAGTTTCCTGACTGGCTTCAAGGTGCTATTCTTTGCGTTGTACCAATGGGTATTTCCGCTGTGATAATGGATGTATTAGGAATACCTTTTGAACTTGCAATCGCTTTTATTATCATCAACAATTTCCTCTATTTATTACACACATCATTTGGAGACCCGTCAATTGCTGGATGGGTTACTGCAGGTATTCCACTCTATGTAAGTTTTCTTTCAGGTTTTCCAGAAGGGCAGGAAAGGATTGAGGCGTTAATTGCTTTACAAATTTTGGTTGCTGTTATTTTTCTGTTGATGGGGTTATTTAAAGGAGCTGAAAAGCTTGTCGAAAAAATTCCTATTTCATTAAAAGCAGGAATTTTACTAGGAGCAGGGTTTGCGGCCATTTTCGGTGAATTTTCAGAAGGTGGGCGTGTCTGGACGATGCCTGTCACCATTCTTCTAGGGGCTGCATTTGGCTTTTTCATGATGTTTTCGAAAACGGCAGCACCATTGCGGGCGCGTTATGGTCTCTTCCGATATATTGCCCAGTTTGGAATCGCGGTACCTTTTGCTTTGTCATATGTGATCGGCATCATCATTGGTGAAGTCCAAATGCCTGAAATTTCATGGAGTTTTGTGGCGATCCCATTTGGAGAAATTGTATCATCTTACAGTATTTTTGCAGTAGGAGTGCCTTCTTTCGACACATTTATGAAAGCGTTACCATTAGCCGTTGCTGCATACATTATTGCCTTTGGTGATGTTTTGGTCGTAAACTCTTTGCTTAAGAATGCAGATGAAGTCAGAAAAGATGAAAAAATTGTCTTTAGTCCAACTAGAAACAGTATCATCGTTTCCATTCGAAACTTTATTGAAGGGATCTTTATGCCGTTTCTACCTTTGTCTGGACCGCAATGGACTGGAGGTCAGGTGCTTGTTTTAAATCGTTATATGAATAATAAACGCGAGCAAATCGACAGCTATTGGGGGGGAGCAACCGGAATTTTTTGGGGAATGAGCATTGCGCTAATGCTCGGTCCGGTTGTCACACTGTTCAAGCCAGGCGTCAATATCGGAATGGCATTGACGATGCTCATCCAAGGCTATCTTTGCGGTTATTTAGGGGTTGATTTGTTAAAGAATGAAAGTAATCTACAAAAAGGCATTGCGGTCATTGTTGGTGCGATTTTAGCGACAAAAGGGGCTGCGTGGGGATTAGGAATTGGGCTTATTTTATGGTTCATATTAGAACGTGAATGGATCAAAACAACACTCGTTCAGCAGCGTGTGGAAAGCAAAGATTTTAGCTGA
- a CDS encoding aldehyde dehydrogenase (NAD+) (product_source=KO:K00128; cath_funfam=3.40.605.10; cog=COG1012; ko=KO:K00128; pfam=PF00171; superfamily=53720) has translation MKPFDNLNKQYIAGEWRDGSGQSRYQDTNPYNGEMLAEFKMAGVEDIHRAYESAKNAQKEWEHVNPFERSTIIENAARIIMDRRKELVKLLIEETGSSHIKANVEIDFCIAIMREAASFPLRMGGQMIPSLIPGKENRVYRKPIGVVGVISPFNFPMYLSMRSVAPALAVGNGVVLKPDEQTAMSGGTVLGKIFEEAGVPQGLFNVVIADIEEIGDAFVDHPIPRMISFTGSTEVGRYIGELCGKNIKRVALELGGNNAMIVLEDADIDRAVNAAAFGKFMHNGQICMAINRIIVHRQRFHEFVEAFTKKAKTIKVGDPREEDTLIGPLINQKAAERILKTIEKARKQGAKVVLEGKVDGNVMSPFILTGTNEVATAKNEMFGPVVTIIPFDDEEEAIQLANDTKYGLSGAVHAGSVEKGVEVAKKLETGMVHVNDQSVNDEPLIAFGGEKDSGLGRFGGVWSLEEFTTTQWVSTQSLPREYPF, from the coding sequence TTGAAACCGTTCGACAATTTAAACAAACAATATATTGCTGGAGAGTGGAGGGACGGTTCGGGTCAAAGTCGTTATCAAGATACAAATCCGTATAATGGGGAGATGTTAGCGGAATTTAAAATGGCTGGCGTAGAAGATATTCATCGAGCATATGAATCAGCAAAAAACGCACAAAAGGAATGGGAGCATGTCAATCCATTTGAACGCTCTACGATCATCGAAAATGCCGCACGAATCATAATGGATCGAAGAAAGGAATTAGTGAAGCTTTTGATTGAAGAAACGGGCTCCTCTCATATTAAAGCAAATGTCGAAATTGATTTCTGTATTGCGATTATGAGAGAAGCAGCTTCATTTCCGCTTCGAATGGGAGGACAAATGATTCCATCCCTAATTCCGGGAAAAGAAAACAGAGTTTATCGAAAACCGATCGGAGTAGTTGGGGTCATCAGTCCGTTCAATTTTCCAATGTACTTATCCATGCGTTCGGTTGCTCCAGCACTTGCGGTTGGAAATGGAGTTGTATTAAAGCCAGATGAACAAACGGCCATGTCAGGGGGAACGGTATTAGGTAAAATTTTTGAAGAAGCAGGGGTTCCTCAAGGCTTATTCAATGTAGTGATTGCTGATATTGAGGAAATAGGAGACGCATTTGTTGATCATCCAATTCCTAGAATGATTTCATTCACAGGATCTACAGAAGTAGGTCGTTATATCGGAGAGCTTTGCGGGAAAAATATTAAAAGAGTCGCTCTTGAGCTTGGCGGCAATAATGCGATGATTGTGTTAGAAGATGCTGATATTGATCGTGCTGTTAATGCCGCAGCGTTCGGCAAATTCATGCATAATGGGCAAATTTGTATGGCTATTAACCGGATCATTGTCCATCGACAACGATTTCATGAATTTGTTGAAGCTTTTACGAAAAAGGCTAAAACGATAAAAGTCGGTGATCCTCGTGAGGAAGATACACTAATTGGCCCGCTGATTAATCAAAAAGCAGCGGAAAGAATTTTAAAGACGATTGAAAAAGCTCGCAAGCAAGGAGCGAAAGTCGTATTAGAAGGGAAAGTCGATGGAAATGTGATGTCGCCTTTTATTTTGACCGGAACAAATGAAGTAGCAACAGCAAAAAATGAAATGTTTGGGCCTGTTGTGACGATTATTCCATTTGATGATGAAGAGGAAGCGATTCAATTAGCTAATGATACAAAATATGGATTAAGCGGCGCTGTTCATGCTGGATCAGTAGAAAAAGGTGTGGAGGTAGCGAAAAAGCTTGAAACCGGAATGGTCCATGTTAATGACCAAAGTGTGAACGATGAACCGCTTATTGCCTTTGGCGGGGAAAAAGATTCAGGTTTAGGACGTTTCGGAGGAGTCTGGTCACTTGAAGAATTTACAACAACACAATGGGTCTCGACACAAAGCCTGCCAAGAGAATATCCATTTTAA
- a CDS encoding alkylation response protein AidB-like acyl-CoA dehydrogenase (product_source=COG1960; cath_funfam=1.10.540.10,1.20.140.10,2.40.110.10; cog=COG1960; pfam=PF00441,PF02770,PF02771; superfamily=47203,56645) has protein sequence MFFELSDEHKEIKESIHRLAQEKIKPRAIEIDEMGEYPMDIKDLLAEYGYLGANIPEEYGGSGLDLLSFCIIVEEIARVCASSSQVAVVQELGSLPIMLGGSDDLKRRYLPDIASGKKIAAYALTEPNAGSDVQSLETTAVRDGDEYILNGQKMFISNGGVANVYTVFAKTDKGMTTFVVDADTPGFHVGKLEKKMGIKGSPTAQLYFDNCRVPAENIVGEEGNGWILAMKTFDKSRPTVGAQALGIAQGALDVCLQYVLEREQFGKPLSSFQAVQFMIADMATQIEAARCLVYRAASKVNELSSTGKNPELIKASSMAKMYASDVAMKVTTDAVQLLGGYGYVQEYSVERMMRDAKITQIYEGTNQIQRMIIAKNVLGGVRS, from the coding sequence ATGTTTTTCGAGTTATCAGATGAGCACAAAGAAATAAAAGAGAGCATTCATCGATTAGCACAAGAAAAGATAAAACCAAGGGCAATTGAAATTGATGAAATGGGTGAATACCCAATGGATATAAAGGATTTACTTGCTGAATACGGTTATTTAGGTGCGAACATTCCGGAAGAATATGGAGGTTCAGGACTTGATTTATTAAGCTTTTGTATCATTGTAGAAGAAATCGCTCGTGTGTGTGCATCATCTTCACAAGTAGCTGTTGTGCAGGAACTTGGGTCATTGCCTATTATGTTAGGTGGAAGCGATGATTTAAAGCGCCGTTATTTGCCTGATATTGCGTCTGGAAAGAAAATTGCGGCTTATGCTTTAACCGAGCCGAATGCAGGATCTGATGTACAAAGTTTGGAAACAACAGCTGTTCGAGATGGAGATGAGTATATTTTAAACGGACAGAAAATGTTTATCTCCAACGGCGGAGTTGCCAACGTCTATACCGTTTTTGCCAAAACAGATAAGGGTATGACAACATTTGTAGTTGATGCCGATACACCTGGGTTTCATGTAGGTAAATTAGAGAAGAAAATGGGCATTAAAGGATCACCAACGGCACAGCTTTATTTTGATAATTGTCGAGTGCCTGCCGAAAATATCGTCGGTGAAGAAGGGAATGGCTGGATTCTTGCCATGAAAACCTTCGATAAATCAAGGCCTACAGTTGGAGCACAAGCGCTTGGCATTGCTCAAGGAGCGTTAGATGTATGTCTTCAATATGTACTGGAAAGAGAGCAATTCGGAAAGCCGCTTTCATCCTTTCAGGCCGTTCAATTTATGATTGCTGATATGGCAACCCAGATTGAAGCTGCTAGATGTCTTGTTTATCGTGCCGCCTCAAAAGTAAATGAGCTAAGCTCAACAGGGAAAAATCCAGAATTAATTAAAGCTTCATCAATGGCGAAAATGTATGCGTCAGATGTAGCCATGAAGGTCACAACAGACGCTGTACAATTATTAGGAGGGTACGGATATGTTCAAGAATATTCAGTAGAACGAATGATGCGAGATGCGAAAATTACACAAATTTATGAAGGAACGAACCAAATTCAACGAATGATTATTGCTAAAAATGTTCTAGGAGGAGTACGATCATGA